The DNA segment GCAGGATGGTATACTCCTTTTATATCAATAAATTTTTCTGATTTATCCACTGCATTTGCATAGCGATAGCCCTTTTCTCTAGCCAAATTAGATACTGCAATATAAATATCCAATTCATAAATTTCATTCAGCAATTCAGTGATTCGATCGTTCAAATAAGCCCTAAAAATATAATCCAGTTTAAATACATTTTTAAACGACAAAGGTTTTTGTTCAATGCAGGCATAAGCCAAATCAAAATGCTTATCAGTTAATAAATCAAGGTTTTTTTTAGCCTGTGCATGATAAGCAGTATTTCGAGCAGCTTGCTCAACACCCACCATTAAGTCTTTAAGCCTAGCAAATATTTCGATGGTTTTCTCTAGTCCCTCTCTAAAAGCCGAATAATCTTTATCTCCAGCCACAAAGTCTAAAAACTTAATCTTTGCAATATTCACAGCAGCGAGCAATCTATTTTTTGATTCTGTATTTCGTAAATAATTTTCAACGATATCAAACTCTTTTTCTGTAAACGGCAATGCAATATTTATTTTCTCAAATAGTGCAAAAATATCTCTTCGTTTATTTATAGAGAGGATATCATCAAAAGGATGTTGAAACATTTTCTCTAACAGTCTGCCACCACCAGAAGTAATGGTATGGTTAAACAAACTAAAGATGGAGTTATTTTTATAACGCCCCAATATATTCAGGTCATCTAATGTTTGTTTATCAGTAACAAATCCCATTTCTCTTATTTTTTTAAAATATCCAATATTTTTTCATTATTGATAATCACCATTCCGTGTCTATCTTCTGTAATGCCTTCCGTAATCTGATAGGTATATTTAGGAACCTTGCCGTTCATTAATGTTGGAAGGTAGACAAACATAATATTGTCACGTAGTTTTTTCAACGCCTCGCCTGCTTCTATGATATGGGTCGAAATAACAAATGTACATTTACGTTTACTGGCAAAAGCATCCATTACAGCAACCGTTGCATCGTAAGCATCTTTTACATTTGTTCCTCGAAAAAGCTCATCAAATACAACTATCATGCGGTCATTATTTCGTAAACTTTCTGCCACTTTTTTAACACGCGCAACCTCTGCATAAAAATGTGAAAATCCCATATTTAAATTATCGGCAAGATTAATGGTAGTAAACATTCCATTTTGAATGCTGAAACGAATCTTTTCTGCAGGAACAGGAAAGCCCATATGACATAAATAAATGGCAATACTAAACGTTTTCATAAAAGTGGATTTTCCAGCCATATTTGCACCTGTCAAAAACACCATATTATTATCTTCAGTAATCTTAATATTATTAGAAATAGCATTGGGTACTAAAGGATGATAAACTCCTTTCATTTCTATAAGATTAGCTTCATCGTTTACGATTTCAGCAAAAGAAAAATTATGAAGCATGGAAATCTCTGCCAATGC comes from the Saccharicrinis fermentans DSM 9555 = JCM 21142 genome and includes:
- a CDS encoding MutS-related protein codes for the protein MGFVTDKQTLDDLNILGRYKNNSIFSLFNHTITSGGGRLLEKMFQHPFDDILSINKRRDIFALFEKINIALPFTEKEFDIVENYLRNTESKNRLLAAVNIAKIKFLDFVAGDKDYSAFREGLEKTIEIFARLKDLMVGVEQAARNTAYHAQAKKNLDLLTDKHFDLAYACIEQKPLSFKNVFKLDYIFRAYLNDRITELLNEIYELDIYIAVSNLAREKGYRYANAVDKSEKFIDIKGVYHPAIPNAIANDVYIGENKNVFFLTGANMAGKSTFMKSFSIAIYLAHMGFPVAAKEMNFALHDGIYTSINVPDNLVMGYSHFYAEVLRVKYIAQEVASDKQLVIVFDELFKGTNVKDAYDGTVSIVDAFSKRKGAFIISTHIMEAGQTLKESNDRLFFKYLPTVMKGSVPTYPYKLADGITDDRHGMIIIENEGILDIIHE
- a CDS encoding MutS-related protein, producing the protein MVFKIDKQTIGDLKMVGGYKGDDVFSFYNRTKTRGGANLMRDMFLYPRSSEDEIMNRVNMIKFFKEKELTFSFKKEAFDVVEDYLKNIDERTRLSAHQDNLQRKFNSAIGADSGYQQLQKGVVNTLQFILDLKSFLNSLDGNGSTAEFGKTIGTINEILNKRNFSFVTELQKISKPNYTKTAEFDQLFRFTESKEDILKLLYYVYEIDVYLALAEISMLHNFSFAEIVNDEANLIEMKGVYHPLVPNAISNNIKITEDNNMVFLTGANMAGKSTFMKTFSIAIYLCHMGFPVPAEKIRFSIQNGMFTTINLADNLNMGFSHFYAEVARVKKVAESLRNNDRMIVVFDELFRGTNVKDAYDATVAVMDAFASKRKCTFVISTHIIEAGEALKKLRDNIMFVYLPTLMNGKVPKYTYQITEGITEDRHGMVIINNEKILDILKK